Within Nitrospira sp. MA-1, the genomic segment GGCGGCACTCCTTTTTGGACACGGTTCATGTCGCGGGGAGAGCATGATTTGTCAGGTCGAGTGGGCCGCACCCAGCCGAGTCGGCGGCAGATGCGCCAACAGTTAGAATCCACCGGGAACACTTCGCGGCCGAGCGAATACATCATGACGCATCTCGCGGTTTTTCTTCCAACGCCTGGCAGTGACTCCAGGTAATTTTCGCACTCAGCATCGGTCATGGCCCGCAGCGGCGAGAGGGTCGGAGTGCCGAAATCGGACTCTAATCTAGAGAGAATGGCGCAGATCGTGCGGGCCTTCTGGCGTGAAAGGCCGCCATGAGCTATTGCTGCGGCAATGTCGTCCTCCGAGGCATCGGCAAGCTGACCGAATCTCGGAAAGACTGACATTAGCTTTGTGTACGTTGATCGGTAAAGCGTTTCATTTGTCTGGACGCTGCAAATGATGAAGATCAGCTCTCGCAGAGGATTCACCTTGTTTCCATGTGCATGATCTGAGTAGCACTCCGAAAGCGCCCGGGCAACGGCTTCTACATTCAGTAAGTAGCTCCGGCAGCGAGGCTCTGACTGGCTCATTGCACCGCCTTTTTGAGAAAGCACTTCACCGCACCTGCTAGATGAAATGCCATGACGCATGGCACGCCGTTGCAGGTCATCTTGAATTTGGCCGAAAGCGACATCTCCTCCGGCAGAACATATTCATCTGGGACTGACTGGATCCGCAGTGCTTCGCGCACAGATAGACGCCGTGTTTTCCACGGGTGCAAATGGACTTCTTGGTTGCCGTACCATGCGGTCGGACTGAAACGGTACCGGTGAAGCCTCTTGAATGACTTGCCTGAAACATCGCCTTCTTTAACTTCCTTGAACTTGCTGGAGTACGGGTTGAAGACATCTTCCCCGTTTGCAATCTTCTCCGGGTCGCCGTTACCAATCAGTGCAGGATACACCGTCAGTTCGATAGGGATTTCATTTGGCTTCGCGGGCTGTTTACCAAACGTAATCACCTTGGGCCAAGCAAGCGACTTCGCCCCATTATAGGGCTCGATTTCCGGCCACAGAAACCAGCCGCCCTCGTCCGCCATGAGCCTCTGGCCGATCGCACGCTCGGCCAGCGATTTCTTGAAGCCGACGACAAATAACCGCTCACGATCTTGCGGGACACCCAATTCGAGTGCGTTAAGGATCCTGTAATCGACAACGTATCCGTGGTCCTGCAATTGGGCGATCTTGCGAAAGAGAAACTCCCGATGCTTATGAAAACGGTAAAGGCCTGGCACGTTCTCAACGACAAAAAAAGACGGCTTAATACTACAAATTATGTCTGTGAACACACTGGTCAGTTTCCCATTCTGCCCGTTGCCGCCAGCATGGGTTCCGCCCTTACTAAAGTCGGGGCATGGTGGACCACCGATTACCCCAAAGATTTCGGGGCGGGGTCCGGAAAACGCTTCACTAAGCACCTTTTTTGCGGGCAGATCGCAAACACTGCTCGTATTAGAAATCTCTGCTGTTACGTCCCGTTTCTTGCCGAGTGAAGAGAGCCAGGAAGACATGCCATGCTCATATCCCGCTACAAACACGGGATTGTTTTCGTTTGTCCAGCAGATCGTGAACCCTGCCTGATTGAAGCCAAGGTCGAAGAAACCTCCCCCCGTAAAGAATGACAGCACTGGAAATACCATTTAGCCCTCCGTGGCTCGATTGAAGAATCCGATAGTGGGATTGCGGAATGGGCCGATAACAAGGCCCCGGTCGAGAAGCCGGTTGAACTCCTCGCACGCCGTCTCCGGCACCAGGCAGCAACCGTGGCAAGCCGCGAGGTTCAAGGAATCCGGCCCTTGGCCTCCGCTCTGGCCCATCTCCATGCAAACTGGGTCGGCGGAACACCACTGCGCCCCCGTGAGCGCGCGTTCCAGCAGCGGCTCCAGCCGCCCTAGCCTGCCCATGCGTACCAGCCCGCCGAGCGTCCCCTCGGCATCGCCAGCGGCCGTGTAAATCAGGACGCCCGCCATCGGGGCAGCAGGATTTTCCGATACGTACAACCGCTCCCTGAGCGCTGCCGAACTGTAGCCGCACTCGTAGGTGAGGCGATTGATGAGCAAGTGCGCGAGCGTATGCAGGAGGACGTAGCGCGGGCCAATTTGGCGGTCGCGGAGATGGCGAGCCTGCCGCAGCGCTAAGTACCTCCCAAGCAGCGGTGCTACGCGGGCCTGAATGTCCGGCAAGGCTTCCCACTGCCGCAGTAGCTGCTCGTTGAGCGAGAGGAATATCCCTTCGCCGAACACCGTGTAGGCGGGCAACCACATCTCGGTTGGGGGATTGAGTCGAAGCATTGCCTGCTGGCTGGCAAGGTCGCGGTCTGTGTCGGCATAGACCCGTGTGAAACCGGTAAGTGCCCGCGTCTCGCGCAACTTGTGGACGAGGGTGACATGCGAGAAGAAACGTGAGAAGTCGGGCGCGTAATCCCGGAGATTGGCGGGCCTCAGTACGAGTTGGTCGAAGTCGGCGGCGGTAACGAGCGTGTCGTACTCTTGCCGCCGGAATCCCGTTTCGGCATCGTCACCCGCAGTTGGCTGTCGCTGCTGTTGCCCTCCACTGCCGCATACCGTGGCCATGGCTTCTTCAAGCTGCCGATCGGTGTAGCCGTGCACTAGTTCGTGGAACTGTGCCCGCAAGTTCGCTGGCGTGGGAACAACCCCAGCACTTCGCAGGATGCCGACGAAGGTGCTGATTGGTGGTTGCTCCAGTAACGAAATGACTTCCGCTACCGTTGTGTCTTCACTGCGAGGGAGGTAAATCGAACTATAGATTTGGGCGAAATAGACGTTGGCGGCGCTGCGGAGCGTGCCTCTAAGGGGCCTGCCACACCCTTCACCCTCCTCAGTCCCGAGCCACGGGCGATGGCCGTGGCACAAGTATGGTGCCCCACTGCTGTCTAGCAGGCGGCTCAAGTCTGTATCGTTGCCGTCAGGGCTGGCATTGGTGATGCCGGCAAGCGTCCGCTCGGGCCCCCCATCTACCTTTACCTTCTGCCCCGCCAGCGTCATACCGCCGGTCGAGACAAGACGCATTGCGGGCCCGTTCTGCAGCGGGGTTGCAGTCCTGTAAACCCACTCGACCCAAGGGAAGTCTTGGATGTGCCCCGCATCACACATGGCGACGAAGGGAACTTGTACAATGTACCTTGTCCACCCGCGCGCATCACATTCAGCACATTTGATCCTGCCTCGTCTAACCAGAGGAACTCTGCTCATTACCCCGCACCGAGTACAGTAATGCCATTGCGGGAATCTGAGAAATGGCACCGTGAGACGGCGGTTTATCGGAGAATCGTGGCGGCCTCCTCGCCGATGGTCGGGTGGAAGATAGAAATGAGCAACATTGAGCCGAGATGCAAGCCGCCATTCATCGATCCGGTATTCTTGAGGGTCAATGTTATCAGTAGTATCGTCTTCATGCTTGAACCAGTGGTCAAGCCCACCACCGATAACGGAAACACCATCAGACAGAATCATCATTGCGCCGGGGCCAAACGGCGAAATGAGTTGGCCTCGTCGCACGGGTCCCCTAGGCATCACTAATTTCCTCTTCGCCGAGAATGTAGAG encodes:
- a CDS encoding DNA cytosine methyltransferase, with product MVFPVLSFFTGGGFFDLGFNQAGFTICWTNENNPVFVAGYEHGMSSWLSSLGKKRDVTAEISNTSSVCDLPAKKVLSEAFSGPRPEIFGVIGGPPCPDFSKGGTHAGGNGQNGKLTSVFTDIICSIKPSFFVVENVPGLYRFHKHREFLFRKIAQLQDHGYVVDYRILNALELGVPQDRERLFVVGFKKSLAERAIGQRLMADEGGWFLWPEIEPYNGAKSLAWPKVITFGKQPAKPNEIPIELTVYPALIGNGDPEKIANGEDVFNPYSSKFKEVKEGDVSGKSFKRLHRYRFSPTAWYGNQEVHLHPWKTRRLSVREALRIQSVPDEYVLPEEMSLSAKFKMTCNGVPCVMAFHLAGAVKCFLKKAVQ
- a CDS encoding DUF1998 domain-containing protein, whose translation is MILSDGVSVIGGGLDHWFKHEDDTTDNIDPQEYRIDEWRLASRLNVAHFYLPPDHRRGGRHDSPINRRLTVPFLRFPQWHYCTRCGVMSRVPLVRRGRIKCAECDARGWTRYIVQVPFVAMCDAGHIQDFPWVEWVYRTATPLQNGPAMRLVSTGGMTLAGQKVKVDGGPERTLAGITNASPDGNDTDLSRLLDSSGAPYLCHGHRPWLGTEEGEGCGRPLRGTLRSAANVYFAQIYSSIYLPRSEDTTVAEVISLLEQPPISTFVGILRSAGVVPTPANLRAQFHELVHGYTDRQLEEAMATVCGSGGQQQRQPTAGDDAETGFRRQEYDTLVTAADFDQLVLRPANLRDYAPDFSRFFSHVTLVHKLRETRALTGFTRVYADTDRDLASQQAMLRLNPPTEMWLPAYTVFGEGIFLSLNEQLLRQWEALPDIQARVAPLLGRYLALRQARHLRDRQIGPRYVLLHTLAHLLINRLTYECGYSSAALRERLYVSENPAAPMAGVLIYTAAGDAEGTLGGLVRMGRLGRLEPLLERALTGAQWCSADPVCMEMGQSGGQGPDSLNLAACHGCCLVPETACEEFNRLLDRGLVIGPFRNPTIGFFNRATEG